From the genome of Nitrospirota bacterium, one region includes:
- the mdh gene encoding malate dehydrogenase, with the protein MKKRNKISIIGAGNVGSTTAQRLAEKEIADVVLLDIVPDLPQGKVLDILESGPIYRFNTRVVGTNNYTETADSDIVIITSGIPRKPGMSREDLLKTNANIVSQVTRQTVQFSPNAILIVVSNPLDAMTYVASKISQFPKNRIIGMAGVLDTARFRTFIAMELGVSVENVNAFVLGGHGDTMVPSIRYTTVVGIPVTELIAKDRLDQIIKRTKEGGAEIVSLLKTGSAYYAPSAAIVEMVEAILKNKNKILPCAAYCQGEYGIKNLFVGVPVKLGINGVEKIIEITLTHEEKAGILKSAEAVSELCQSVDKLIL; encoded by the coding sequence ATGAAAAAGAGGAATAAAATATCGATTATCGGCGCGGGGAACGTAGGATCCACGACGGCCCAGCGACTGGCGGAAAAAGAAATCGCCGATGTCGTATTGCTGGATATTGTTCCTGATCTCCCGCAGGGCAAGGTCTTGGATATCCTTGAATCAGGTCCAATCTACCGGTTTAATACCAGGGTGGTTGGAACCAATAACTATACCGAAACCGCTGATTCTGATATTGTCATCATCACTTCCGGGATTCCCCGCAAGCCCGGCATGAGCCGTGAAGATTTACTTAAAACCAATGCGAATATTGTTTCTCAGGTAACCCGACAGACTGTTCAATTTTCACCAAACGCCATTTTAATTGTCGTCAGCAACCCGCTGGATGCAATGACCTATGTCGCATCCAAAATCAGCCAATTTCCTAAAAATAGAATTATCGGAATGGCCGGGGTTTTGGATACAGCCCGATTTCGAACCTTTATTGCCATGGAACTGGGGGTCTCGGTGGAAAATGTCAATGCGTTTGTTTTAGGCGGACATGGGGATACGATGGTTCCGTCAATAAGGTATACGACGGTGGTTGGAATTCCGGTGACTGAATTGATCGCGAAAGATCGCCTTGATCAGATCATCAAAAGAACAAAGGAGGGAGGCGCTGAAATCGTAAGCCTCTTGAAAACAGGGAGCGCTTATTATGCTCCGTCTGCCGCTATTGTTGAAATGGTCGAAGCCATTCTCAAAAATAAAAATAAAATTCTTCCTTGTGCCGCCTATTGTCAGGGTGAGTACGGCATTAAAAACCTCTTCGTTGGCGTTCCTGTAAAGCTTGGAATCAACGGCGTCGAAAAAATCATAGAGATTACGTTAACGCATGAAGAAAAGGCAGGTATTTTGAAATCCGCGGAAGCGGTCTCTGAACTGTGCCAATCTGTAGATAAACTAATCCTGTAA